The Salvelinus alpinus chromosome 35, SLU_Salpinus.1, whole genome shotgun sequence genome window below encodes:
- the LOC139564658 gene encoding pre-mRNA-splicing factor ATP-dependent RNA helicase DHX16-like isoform X2 — MANLEQWVSDSLHDILGLSDRYVAQFMIGSARKSSSSQDFVAHLKSTSTIDINQRVIAFAQELYEKIPRKQVVEKPARAIERHVMEIERKNRTYTLLSDSESDGEAVREREKEKKKSKDRGDKRKHLRKREESQSSSEEETPKSKLGHGDQKSSKKDDEEEEWEKEERERVLDLEERDAFAERMKLKDKGKTRNIMERTDKKGYEEAQKRLKMAEEDHKKILPELRKESRRNYLSKREAEKLEDLEAEIADEEYLFSTDALTERERKELEYKRNLRDLAKDYKKAGDKEKEERKNRYYMPEEKRSKDIPQRDMELELEMPMEGGGEQGRWEEERLKTASLSFGAKKEREKGLKAEREKYQLILEEDEMINFVSSAVIMKGTQDEKEQEQAALSQAEVQKQSIQEVRRSLPVFPYREDLLLAIQQHQILIIEGETGSGKTTQIPQFLMESGYNDGGMKIGCTQPRRVAAMSVAARVAQEVGVKLGNEVGYSIRFEDCTSERTVLKYMTDGMLLREFLTEPDLASYSVVLIDEAHERTLHTDILFGLIKDIARFRPDLKVLVASATLDTERFSCFFDDAPVFRIPGRRFPVDIFYTKAPEADYLEACVVSVLQIHVTQPPGDCLVFLTGQEEIETCCELLQERCRRLGSKISELLVLPIYANLPSDMQAKIFSPTPPGSRKVVVATNIAETSLTIDGIIYVIDPGFCKQKSYNARTGMESLIVTPCSRASANQRAGRAGRVAAGKCFRLYTAWAFKHEMEESTVPEIQRTNLGNVVLLLKSLGINDLIHFDFMDPPPHETLVLALEQLYALGALNHLGELTKLGRRMAELPVDPMLSKMILASEQYKCSEEVLTIAAMLSVNNSIFYRPKDKVVHADNARQNFVVPGGDHMVLLNVYTQWLESGYSTQWCYENFIQFRSMKRARDVREQLEGLMDRIEVEVCSSGGDIVPIRKAVTAGYFYHTARLSKGGYKTVKHQQTVYVHPNSSLFEEQPRWLIYHELVFTTKEFMRQVIEIDSSWLLEVAPHYYKNKELEDSSSKKMPRKQGKAKEELG, encoded by the exons ATGGCAAACCTAGAACAATGGGTGAGCGACAGTCTGCACGACATCCTTGGCCTTAGTGACAGATATGTCGCCCAGTTCATGATTGGCTCCGCGCGTAAATCCTCAAGCTCTCAAGACTTTGTGGCCCACCTCAAGTCGACGAGCACCATCGACATTAATCAGAGAGTGATCGCCTTTGCACAGGAACTGTATGAAAAG ATTCCTCGTAAGCAAGTGGTTGAAAAGCCAGCCAGAGCGATAGAGCGACACGTCATGGAGATTGAGAGGAAGAATCGAACTTACACCCTACTGTCGGACAGCGAGAGTGAcggagaggcagtgagagagagggagaaggagaagaagaaaagtAAAGACAGAGGCGATAAGAGGAAGCACCTCAGGAAAAGGGAGGAGAGTCAATCATCTAGTGAAGAGGAGACCCCTAAAAG TAAGCTGGGCCATGGCGACCAGAAGTCCAGTAagaaggatgatgaggaggaggagtgggagaaggaagagagagaacgcGTACTGGATCTGGAAGAGAGGGATGCTTTTGCCGAACGAATGAAACTGAAGGACAAAGGCAAGACGAGGAACATCATGGAGAGAACGGACAAGAAG GGCTACGAGGAGGCTCAGAAAAGACTAAAGATGGCAGAGGAGGATCACAAGAAAATC CTTCCAGAGTTGCGGAAGGAGTCTCGCAGGAACTACCTGTCCAAGAGAGAGGCTGAGAAGCTGGAGGACCTGGAGGCAGAGATAGCCGACGAGGAGTACCTGTTCTCCACGGACGCGCTGACGGAGAGGGAGCGGAAGGAGCTGGAGTACAAGCGCAACCTCCGAGACCTGGCCAAGGACTACAAGAAAGCCGGCgacaaggagaaagaggagaggaagaacagATACTATATgccagaggagaagaggagtaaA GATATTCCCCAGAGGGACATGGAGCTGGAGTTGGAGATGCccatggagggtggaggagagcagGGTcgctgggaggaggagaggttgaAGACCGCCTCGCTCAGCTTCGGggccaagaaggagagggagaaagggttgAAGGCAGAAAGAGAGAAGTACCAGCTGATCCTGGAGGAGGACGAGATGATCAACTTTGTCAGCAGTGCCGTCATCATGAAGGGAACCCAGGATGAAAAG gagcaggagcaggcagcCTTGTCCCAGGCGGAGGTCCAGAAGCAGTCCATCCAGGAAGTGAGACGCAGCTTGCCCGTGTTCCCCTACAGAGAGGACCTGCTCCTGGCCATCCAGCAGCACCAGATCCTGATCATCGAGGGAGAGACGGGCTCCGGCAAGACCACCCAGATCCCCCAGTTCCTCATGGAGTCG GGATACAATGATGGAGGCATGAAGATTGGGTGTACCCAGCCCCGTAGAGTGGCAGCCATGTCCGTAGCAGCCAGGGTGGCACAAGAAGTGGGCGTCAAGCTGGGCAACGAG GTAGGCTACAGTATCCGTTTTGAGGACTGTACGTCGGAGAGGACAGTACTCAAATACATGACTGATGGAATGTTGCTCAGAGAGTTCCTGACAGAGCCTGATCTGGCCAGCTACAG tgTGGTCCTCATTGATGAGGCCCACGAGCGGACGCTGCACACAGACATCCTGTTTGGTCTGATCAAGGACATTGCCCGGTTCCGTCCGGACCTGAAGGTGCTGGTGGCCAGCGCCACCTTGGACACAGAGCGCTTCTCCTGCTTCTTTGACGACGCTCCGGTATTCAGAATCCCCGGCAGGAGGTTCCCTGTGGACATCTTCTACACTAAG gctcctGAGGCAGACTACCTGGAGGCCTGTGTTGTGTCGGTGCTACAGATCCACGTCACACAGCCCCCTGGAGACTGTCTGGTCTTCCTCACTGGACAG GAGGAGATTGAGACTTGCTGTGAGCTGCTGCAGGAGAGATGCAGGCGTCTGGGTTCTAAGATATCGGAGCTCCTGGTGCTTCCCATCTACGCCAACCTACCTTCCGACATGCAGGCCAAGATCTTCAGCCCCACACCCCCTGGCTCACGCAAG GTGGTGGTGGCCACTAACATTGCGGAGACCTCTCTAACCATCGATGGGATCATATACGTCATAGATCCAGGCTTCTGCAAGCAGAAGAGCTATAACGCCCGCACTGGGATGGAGTCTCTGATTGTCACGCCTTGCTCACGG GCCTCAGCCAATCAGCGAGCAGGTCGTGCAGGCAGAGTGGCCGCTGGGAAGTGTTTCCGTCTTTACACTGCGTGGGCGTTTAAACACGAGATGGAGGAGTCCACCGTGCCCGAGATCCAGCGAACTAACCTGGGCAACGTGGTGCTACTGCTCAAGAGCTTGG GAATTAATGACCTCATCCACTTTGACTTCATGGACCCGCCCCCTCACGAGACCCTGGTGCTAGCTCTGGAGCAGCTGTATGCACTGGGTGCTCTCAACCACCTCGGAGAGCTCACCAAG TTGGGCCGCAGGATGGCTGAGCTGCCGGTGGACCCTATGCTGAGCAAGATGATCCTGGCCTCAGAACA gtATAAGTGTTCTGAGGAGGTGTTGACCATCGCGGCCATGCTGTCTGTGAACAACTCCATATTCTACCGGCCCAAAGACAAGGTGGTTCACGCCGACAATGCCAGGCAGAACTTTGTGGTGCCCGGAGGAGACCATATGGTGCTGCTCAACGTCTACACACAG TGGCTAGAGAGTGGCTACTCCACCCAGTGGTGCTATGAGAACTTCATCCAGTTCCGCTCCATGAAGCGGGCGCGGGATGTCAGGGAGCAGCTGGAGGGCCTGATGGACAGGATCGAGGTGGAGGTGTGCAGCTCAGGCGGCGACATTGTGCCCATCCGCAAG GCAGTGACGGCGGGGTATTTCTACCACACGGCGCGGCTTAGCAAGGGGGGCTACAAGACAGTGAAGCACCAGCAGACAGTCTACGTCCACCCCAACAGCTCCCTGTTCGAGGAGCAGCCCCGTTGGCTCATCTACCACGAGCTGGTCTTCACCACCAAGGAGTTCATGAGACAG
- the LOC139564658 gene encoding pre-mRNA-splicing factor ATP-dependent RNA helicase DHX16-like isoform X1 → MANLEQWVSDSLHDILGLSDRYVAQFMIGSARKSSSSQDFVAHLKSTSTIDINQRVIAFAQELYEKIPRKQVVEKPARAIERHVMEIERKNRTYTLLSDSESDGEAVREREKEKKKSKDRGDKRKHLRKREESQSSSEEETPKSSKLGHGDQKSSKKDDEEEEWEKEERERVLDLEERDAFAERMKLKDKGKTRNIMERTDKKGYEEAQKRLKMAEEDHKKILPELRKESRRNYLSKREAEKLEDLEAEIADEEYLFSTDALTERERKELEYKRNLRDLAKDYKKAGDKEKEERKNRYYMPEEKRSKDIPQRDMELELEMPMEGGGEQGRWEEERLKTASLSFGAKKEREKGLKAEREKYQLILEEDEMINFVSSAVIMKGTQDEKEQEQAALSQAEVQKQSIQEVRRSLPVFPYREDLLLAIQQHQILIIEGETGSGKTTQIPQFLMESGYNDGGMKIGCTQPRRVAAMSVAARVAQEVGVKLGNEVGYSIRFEDCTSERTVLKYMTDGMLLREFLTEPDLASYSVVLIDEAHERTLHTDILFGLIKDIARFRPDLKVLVASATLDTERFSCFFDDAPVFRIPGRRFPVDIFYTKAPEADYLEACVVSVLQIHVTQPPGDCLVFLTGQEEIETCCELLQERCRRLGSKISELLVLPIYANLPSDMQAKIFSPTPPGSRKVVVATNIAETSLTIDGIIYVIDPGFCKQKSYNARTGMESLIVTPCSRASANQRAGRAGRVAAGKCFRLYTAWAFKHEMEESTVPEIQRTNLGNVVLLLKSLGINDLIHFDFMDPPPHETLVLALEQLYALGALNHLGELTKLGRRMAELPVDPMLSKMILASEQYKCSEEVLTIAAMLSVNNSIFYRPKDKVVHADNARQNFVVPGGDHMVLLNVYTQWLESGYSTQWCYENFIQFRSMKRARDVREQLEGLMDRIEVEVCSSGGDIVPIRKAVTAGYFYHTARLSKGGYKTVKHQQTVYVHPNSSLFEEQPRWLIYHELVFTTKEFMRQVIEIDSSWLLEVAPHYYKNKELEDSSSKKMPRKQGKAKEELG, encoded by the exons ATGGCAAACCTAGAACAATGGGTGAGCGACAGTCTGCACGACATCCTTGGCCTTAGTGACAGATATGTCGCCCAGTTCATGATTGGCTCCGCGCGTAAATCCTCAAGCTCTCAAGACTTTGTGGCCCACCTCAAGTCGACGAGCACCATCGACATTAATCAGAGAGTGATCGCCTTTGCACAGGAACTGTATGAAAAG ATTCCTCGTAAGCAAGTGGTTGAAAAGCCAGCCAGAGCGATAGAGCGACACGTCATGGAGATTGAGAGGAAGAATCGAACTTACACCCTACTGTCGGACAGCGAGAGTGAcggagaggcagtgagagagagggagaaggagaagaagaaaagtAAAGACAGAGGCGATAAGAGGAAGCACCTCAGGAAAAGGGAGGAGAGTCAATCATCTAGTGAAGAGGAGACCCCTAAAAG TAGTAAGCTGGGCCATGGCGACCAGAAGTCCAGTAagaaggatgatgaggaggaggagtgggagaaggaagagagagaacgcGTACTGGATCTGGAAGAGAGGGATGCTTTTGCCGAACGAATGAAACTGAAGGACAAAGGCAAGACGAGGAACATCATGGAGAGAACGGACAAGAAG GGCTACGAGGAGGCTCAGAAAAGACTAAAGATGGCAGAGGAGGATCACAAGAAAATC CTTCCAGAGTTGCGGAAGGAGTCTCGCAGGAACTACCTGTCCAAGAGAGAGGCTGAGAAGCTGGAGGACCTGGAGGCAGAGATAGCCGACGAGGAGTACCTGTTCTCCACGGACGCGCTGACGGAGAGGGAGCGGAAGGAGCTGGAGTACAAGCGCAACCTCCGAGACCTGGCCAAGGACTACAAGAAAGCCGGCgacaaggagaaagaggagaggaagaacagATACTATATgccagaggagaagaggagtaaA GATATTCCCCAGAGGGACATGGAGCTGGAGTTGGAGATGCccatggagggtggaggagagcagGGTcgctgggaggaggagaggttgaAGACCGCCTCGCTCAGCTTCGGggccaagaaggagagggagaaagggttgAAGGCAGAAAGAGAGAAGTACCAGCTGATCCTGGAGGAGGACGAGATGATCAACTTTGTCAGCAGTGCCGTCATCATGAAGGGAACCCAGGATGAAAAG gagcaggagcaggcagcCTTGTCCCAGGCGGAGGTCCAGAAGCAGTCCATCCAGGAAGTGAGACGCAGCTTGCCCGTGTTCCCCTACAGAGAGGACCTGCTCCTGGCCATCCAGCAGCACCAGATCCTGATCATCGAGGGAGAGACGGGCTCCGGCAAGACCACCCAGATCCCCCAGTTCCTCATGGAGTCG GGATACAATGATGGAGGCATGAAGATTGGGTGTACCCAGCCCCGTAGAGTGGCAGCCATGTCCGTAGCAGCCAGGGTGGCACAAGAAGTGGGCGTCAAGCTGGGCAACGAG GTAGGCTACAGTATCCGTTTTGAGGACTGTACGTCGGAGAGGACAGTACTCAAATACATGACTGATGGAATGTTGCTCAGAGAGTTCCTGACAGAGCCTGATCTGGCCAGCTACAG tgTGGTCCTCATTGATGAGGCCCACGAGCGGACGCTGCACACAGACATCCTGTTTGGTCTGATCAAGGACATTGCCCGGTTCCGTCCGGACCTGAAGGTGCTGGTGGCCAGCGCCACCTTGGACACAGAGCGCTTCTCCTGCTTCTTTGACGACGCTCCGGTATTCAGAATCCCCGGCAGGAGGTTCCCTGTGGACATCTTCTACACTAAG gctcctGAGGCAGACTACCTGGAGGCCTGTGTTGTGTCGGTGCTACAGATCCACGTCACACAGCCCCCTGGAGACTGTCTGGTCTTCCTCACTGGACAG GAGGAGATTGAGACTTGCTGTGAGCTGCTGCAGGAGAGATGCAGGCGTCTGGGTTCTAAGATATCGGAGCTCCTGGTGCTTCCCATCTACGCCAACCTACCTTCCGACATGCAGGCCAAGATCTTCAGCCCCACACCCCCTGGCTCACGCAAG GTGGTGGTGGCCACTAACATTGCGGAGACCTCTCTAACCATCGATGGGATCATATACGTCATAGATCCAGGCTTCTGCAAGCAGAAGAGCTATAACGCCCGCACTGGGATGGAGTCTCTGATTGTCACGCCTTGCTCACGG GCCTCAGCCAATCAGCGAGCAGGTCGTGCAGGCAGAGTGGCCGCTGGGAAGTGTTTCCGTCTTTACACTGCGTGGGCGTTTAAACACGAGATGGAGGAGTCCACCGTGCCCGAGATCCAGCGAACTAACCTGGGCAACGTGGTGCTACTGCTCAAGAGCTTGG GAATTAATGACCTCATCCACTTTGACTTCATGGACCCGCCCCCTCACGAGACCCTGGTGCTAGCTCTGGAGCAGCTGTATGCACTGGGTGCTCTCAACCACCTCGGAGAGCTCACCAAG TTGGGCCGCAGGATGGCTGAGCTGCCGGTGGACCCTATGCTGAGCAAGATGATCCTGGCCTCAGAACA gtATAAGTGTTCTGAGGAGGTGTTGACCATCGCGGCCATGCTGTCTGTGAACAACTCCATATTCTACCGGCCCAAAGACAAGGTGGTTCACGCCGACAATGCCAGGCAGAACTTTGTGGTGCCCGGAGGAGACCATATGGTGCTGCTCAACGTCTACACACAG TGGCTAGAGAGTGGCTACTCCACCCAGTGGTGCTATGAGAACTTCATCCAGTTCCGCTCCATGAAGCGGGCGCGGGATGTCAGGGAGCAGCTGGAGGGCCTGATGGACAGGATCGAGGTGGAGGTGTGCAGCTCAGGCGGCGACATTGTGCCCATCCGCAAG GCAGTGACGGCGGGGTATTTCTACCACACGGCGCGGCTTAGCAAGGGGGGCTACAAGACAGTGAAGCACCAGCAGACAGTCTACGTCCACCCCAACAGCTCCCTGTTCGAGGAGCAGCCCCGTTGGCTCATCTACCACGAGCTGGTCTTCACCACCAAGGAGTTCATGAGACAG
- the LOC139564660 gene encoding lysosomal thioesterase PPT2-A-like, whose translation MRTSLDINVNGLLLLLCGVNLAGTLGYKPVIIVHGLFDGPKQFLMMSRLIQEAHPGTNVSVIDLYDNMASLKPLWVQVQGFKKLLYPIMQEAENGIHLICFSQGGLICRGLLSTLPDHNVQSFISLSSPQAGQYGDTDILKMVFPHYLKARVFHVCYSSVGQKWSICNFWNDPHQRERFLKSSNYLALLNGERPHREMTEWRKNFLRINKLVLIGGPDDGVITPWESSHFGFYDINETIVEMKNQEWYGRDSFGLKTLHARGDLAVYVLSGVKHGFWHSNETVFRDCIEEWLT comes from the exons ATGAGAACGTCGTTGGACATCAATGTCAATGGACTTCTGCTGCTCTTATGTGGAGTTAACCTGGCCGGAACACTTGGGTACAAACCTGTCATCATTGTTCACGGCCTCTTTGACGGTCCTAAACAATTCCTTATGATGAGTCGTTTGATACAAGAG GCCCATCCAGGTACCAACGTGTCAGTGATTGATCTGTATGATAACATGGCCAGCCTGAAGCCACTGTGGGTGCAGGTGCAGGGCTTCAAAAAGTTGCTCTATCCAATCATGCAGGAGGCAGAGAATGGCATCCATCTTATCTGCTTCTCACAAG GTGGTCTGATATGTCGAGGACTTCTTTCTACACTTCCTGACCATAATGTCCAGTCCTTCATCTCCCTCTCATCACCACAGGCTGGCCAGTATGGAG acacagacattctGAAAATGGTTTTTCCTCACTATCTAAAGGCCCGTGTTTTTCACGTGTGTTACTCTTCAGTAGGACAGAAATGGTCCATCTGCAACTTCTGGAATG ACCCACACCAAAGAGAACGCTTCCTGAAGAGCAGCAATTATCTGGCCCTGCTGAATGGAGAAAGACCACACAGGGAAATGACAG AGTGGAGGAAGAATTTCCTGCGTATCAACAAGCTGGTGTTGATTGGAGGACCAGATGACGGAGTGATTACACCATGGGAGTCCAG TCACTTTGGATTTTATGACATTAACGAAACCATTGTTGAGATGAAGAACCAGGAA TGGTACGGTAGGGATTCGTTTGGGCTGAAGACACTGCATGCTCGTGGAGACCTGGCTGTGTATGTGCTCTCAGGAGTGAAGCACGGCTTTTGGCATTCGAATGAGACGGTGTTCAGAGACTGCATAGAGGAGTGGCTGACATGA